The Aquincola tertiaricarbonis genomic sequence CTTCGGCCTGCGCGTCGGTCGCCACGCCGGCCTCGGCCAGCTGCTCGGGCGTCAGCTCGGGCGGCAGCTCGTCCCACAGCAACTGCTCCTCGACCGGGTAGGCGCGCGTGGCGGGCATCGTGCGCCAGTTGTCGATGGAGCCGGTGGGGCAGGGCGAGATGCAGGCCATGCAGCCGTTGCACACGTCGGCCTTGACCACGTAGTTGCGGTCATCGTGGGTGATCGCCCCGATCGGGCAGGTGGCCTCGCAGGTGTTGCACCGGATGCAGATCTCCGGATCGATCAGGTGCTGCCGGATCACGGCAGCTTCAGTCATCGCATTCATGGCAAAGCAACTCCGTCTGCAGGCGCGCGGCCCCGTTCAAGCAGCCGCCGCGGAACCGGCTTTGGCGGGCCGCTGGCGGCGCCCCCTTGAGGGGGAGCGGGCTTGCCCGCTCGGGGGTGGGCTAGTTAAAGCGGACGTATTCGAAGTCGACCGGCTGGCGGTTGATGCCCATGACGGGCGGGCTGATCCAGTTGGCGAACTTGCCCGGCTCCACCACGCGGCCCATCAGGCTGGCGACGAAGGCGCGGTCTTCGGCGGTGGGCAGCCACTCGGCCTGGCGGGCCTGCCATTCGGCTTCGCTCACCACCTGGCCTTCGGGCGAGAGCTTCAGGCCGGCCAGCGCGCCGATCTGGCGGTTGAAGGCCTTGTGCGGCACCGACAGGCGCAACGGGATGCCCGCCTTCTCGATCACCTTGTTCCAGCGGTTCACGCCGGCCACCGAGTCCTTGATGAAGTCGTCGCGCAGCACTTCGTTCAGCGCGTTGAGCATCGGCACTTCCTTGTCCACCAGCTGGCCGTTCTGCACCTCCAGCACGCGGTAGCTCTGGCCCTTGAGCAGGTGGTCGTCGTCGCGCTTGCCTTCTTCGTAGCGGCCCTTCAGGCCCGAGCTGTAGAAGGTGGCGGCGTTGCTCGACTGGTCGGCACCGAAGAGGTCGATGGTGACCGAGTAGTGGAAGTTGAGGTAGCGCTGGATGGTGGGCAGGTCGATGGCGCCGGCCGCGCGCACCTTCTGCACGTCGTCGGTCTTCAGCTCGTTCATCACCTGGCAGGTGCGGGCGATGACGCGCGAGACGCCGCTTTCGCCCACGAACATGTGGTGCGCCTCTTCCGTCAGCATGAACTTGGTGGTGCGGGCCAGCGGATCGAAGGCGCTTTCCGACAGAGCGGCCAGCTGGAACTTGCCGTCGCGGTCGGTGAAGTAGGTGAACATGAAGAAGCTCAGCCAGTCCGGCGTCTTCTCGTTGAACGCACCCAGGATGCGCGGGTTGTTCTCGTCGCCCGACTGGCGCTGCAGCAGGGCCTCGGCCTCTTCGCGGCCGTCGCGGCCGAAGTGCTTGTGCAGCAGGTACACCATGGCCCACAGGTGGCGGCCTTCTTCCACGTTGATCTGGAAGAGGTTGCGCAGGTCGTACATGCTGGGCGCGGTCAGGCCCAGGTGGCGCTGCTGTTCCACACTGGCCGGCTCGGTGTCGCCCTGGGTGACGATGATGCGGCGCAGGTTGGCGCGGTGTTCGCCGGGCACGTCGGTCCAGGCCTTCTCGCCCTTGTGGTCGCCGAAGTGGATCTGGCGGTTGGCGTCGCCGGGGTTCAGGAAGATGCCCCAGCGGTAGTCGCGCATCTTCACGTGGCCGAACTGGGCCCAGCCTTGCGGGTCGACGCTGACGGCGGTGCGCAGGTACACCTCGAAGTCGGTGGACCCTTCGGGACCGACGTCGTCCCACCACTGGATGAAGTTGGGCTGCCAGCCTTCCAGCGCGCGCTGCAGGGTGCGGTCGTCGCTCAGGTTGACGTTGTTGGGAATCTTCTGGGCGTAGTCGATGGTGCTCATGTCCGTGTCCTCATCAAACGCGATTCAGGTCGAAGGCGGCCTTCTCACCCTTGCCGTACACCTTCAGGGCGCCCTTGTCGCCAACGGCGTTGGGGCGGTTGAAGATCCAGTTCTGCCAGGCCGTCAGGCGGCCGAACACGCGGGTGACCATGTTTTCCTTGCCGCAGAAGCGCAGGTTGGCTTCCAGACCGGTCAAGGCATCGGGCGACATGGCCGCGCGCTCTTCGATGGCGATGCGGATCTCGTCGTCCCAGTCGATGTCGTCGGGCGCGGCCGTCACCAGGCCCAGCTGCAGCGCCTCATCGGCGTCCAGCGCGCGGCCGAGGGTGGCGCGGGCGGCGTCCAGCGCGGGCGCTTCTTCATGGAAGCGGCGGGCCAGGCGGCTCTGGTCGGTCACCAGCGGCAGCGGACCGAAGTTCAGCTCGTCCAGCTGCAGCCGCGGGGCGCGCTCAGGCTCGTCGGGCAGGGCCAGCATGTAGCAGCGGTCGGCCGCGAAAGCCAGCTCGGCCAGCAGGCCGGCGAAGCAGGAGCCCGGCTCCACCAGCGCGAACAGGCTGCGCGACGACACGTCCAGCCGCGCGAAGGTGCGGCGCAGCAGACCCAGCGTTTCACGCACCAGCCAGTGGTCCTGGTGCTGCAGCAGCAGCGCATCCACCGCCAGCACCGCGGCGGCGTCGCCTTCGGTCTTCAGCAGCCAGGTGCCCACGTCCAGCTCGTTGGTGCGCAGCGAGAGGATGGCGTCGTCCAGCTGGCGGGCCATGGCCAGCGGCCACCAGGCGGCGCCTGCGGCTTCGATGGCCGCCACGTCGGTGGGTTGCGTGCCGGTGGGCGCCTTCACCGTCAGCGTCGCGGTGCGGCGCTCGCGGTCGATCTGCACCTGCACATGTTCATAGCGCAGGCTGTCGGGGCCGTCTTCACGCTCGATGCGCGGCAGTTGGACGCCGGCAGTGCCCGGGCCGGGGCGGCGGCTGCCAGCAGCCAGCTTTGAAGCACGCTCCTGCACCGTGGCGGCGAACTGCGCGGGCTTGGCCACTGCGTCCACCAGGCGCCATTCCACCGCGCGCTGGCCGCGCACACCTTCCACGCTGGTGCAGAAGATGTCGGCCAGGTCGTGACGCACCTTGCGCTTGTCGGTCACACGGGTCAGGCCGCCCGTGCCGGGCAGCACGCCCAGCAGCGGCACTTCGGGCAGGCTGACGGCGCTGCTGCGGTCGTCCACCAGCACGATGTCGTCGCAGGCCAGGGCCAGCTCGTAGCCGCCACCGGCGCAGGCGCCGTTGACCGCGGCCACGAACTTCAGGCCTTCATGCTTCGAAGAGTCTTCGATGCCGTTGCGGGTCTCGTTGGTGAACTTGCAGAAGTTCACCTTCCACGCATGGCTGCTGACACCCAGCATGAAGATGTTGGCGCCCGAGCAGAAGATGCGGTCCTTGGCGCTGGTGACGATGACCGTCTGCACCTCGGGGTGCTCGAAGCGCACGCGGTTCAGCGCGTCGTGCAGCTCGATGTCCACGCCCAGGTCGTAGCTGTTGAGCTTGAGCTTGTAGCCGGGGCGGATGCCGCCGTCTTCCGCGATATCCAGCGACAGCCGGGCGATGGCGCCGTCGGTGCTGAGGGACCAGTGCCGGTACTGGCCCGGCTCGGTGCGGTAATCGACGCGGGGCGCCGAGATCGGGGTGTCGCTCATGCGGGTCTCCTGTCGGTGGAAGCAGGGTGCTTCTTTGTGACGCGATGGAATGCAGCATAGTGCCTGCACTATCGTGCGTCAAGAACAGGATAATGCAATAAAGTGCATTCGCGGGTTTGTCCCAAGGCTGCGGCGCGCGGCGCCGGCAGCGTCGCTCAGGTTTCTAGCGCCAACACCTCGCGCGCCAGCGCGCGCAGCTGCGCGAAGCTGGCCTCCAGCGTCTGCCCGCTGGTGTCCAGCGTCAGGTCGGCC encodes the following:
- the boxB gene encoding benzoyl-CoA 2,3-epoxidase subunit BoxB, with translation MSTIDYAQKIPNNVNLSDDRTLQRALEGWQPNFIQWWDDVGPEGSTDFEVYLRTAVSVDPQGWAQFGHVKMRDYRWGIFLNPGDANRQIHFGDHKGEKAWTDVPGEHRANLRRIIVTQGDTEPASVEQQRHLGLTAPSMYDLRNLFQINVEEGRHLWAMVYLLHKHFGRDGREEAEALLQRQSGDENNPRILGAFNEKTPDWLSFFMFTYFTDRDGKFQLAALSESAFDPLARTTKFMLTEEAHHMFVGESGVSRVIARTCQVMNELKTDDVQKVRAAGAIDLPTIQRYLNFHYSVTIDLFGADQSSNAATFYSSGLKGRYEEGKRDDDHLLKGQSYRVLEVQNGQLVDKEVPMLNALNEVLRDDFIKDSVAGVNRWNKVIEKAGIPLRLSVPHKAFNRQIGALAGLKLSPEGQVVSEAEWQARQAEWLPTAEDRAFVASLMGRVVEPGKFANWISPPVMGINRQPVDFEYVRFN
- the boxC gene encoding 2,3-epoxybenzoyl-CoA dihydrolase, whose amino-acid sequence is MSDTPISAPRVDYRTEPGQYRHWSLSTDGAIARLSLDIAEDGGIRPGYKLKLNSYDLGVDIELHDALNRVRFEHPEVQTVIVTSAKDRIFCSGANIFMLGVSSHAWKVNFCKFTNETRNGIEDSSKHEGLKFVAAVNGACAGGGYELALACDDIVLVDDRSSAVSLPEVPLLGVLPGTGGLTRVTDKRKVRHDLADIFCTSVEGVRGQRAVEWRLVDAVAKPAQFAATVQERASKLAAGSRRPGPGTAGVQLPRIEREDGPDSLRYEHVQVQIDRERRTATLTVKAPTGTQPTDVAAIEAAGAAWWPLAMARQLDDAILSLRTNELDVGTWLLKTEGDAAAVLAVDALLLQHQDHWLVRETLGLLRRTFARLDVSSRSLFALVEPGSCFAGLLAELAFAADRCYMLALPDEPERAPRLQLDELNFGPLPLVTDQSRLARRFHEEAPALDAARATLGRALDADEALQLGLVTAAPDDIDWDDEIRIAIEERAAMSPDALTGLEANLRFCGKENMVTRVFGRLTAWQNWIFNRPNAVGDKGALKVYGKGEKAAFDLNRV